One Dama dama isolate Ldn47 chromosome 31, ASM3311817v1, whole genome shotgun sequence genomic window carries:
- the LOC133049961 gene encoding keratin-associated protein 26-1, whose protein sequence is MSCHNYCSGNYPLVSLGSPCHIPVASSVGRYSPSVSVGDALCLPSSCQDRTWILSNGQETCSEPTGCQPADCGPSSCETSSCPSSGCYVPRPGRGTSCLPASSYLSGSCLSVSYRPLTYVASSWRPSGLLPCGYRPSGSSSCGPQPISIVSSGLRPLRPVFSGCQTLPYVFSPYRPSCSTCGGL, encoded by the coding sequence ACTACTGCTCCGGAAACTACCCCTTGGTGTCTCTCGGGAGTCCCTGTCACATTCCCGTCGCCTCCTCCGTCGGCCGCTACTCTCCGAGTGTGAGCGTCGGGGATGCGCTCTGCTTGCCCAGCAGCTGTCAGGACCGAACCTGGATCCTGAGCAACGGCCAGGAGACCTGCAGTGAACCCACCGGCTGCCAGCCAGCCGACTGCGGGCCCAGCAGCTGTGAAACTTCCAGCTGCCCTTCTTCCGGTTGCTATGTGCCAAGACCCGGCCGAGGAACCAGCTGCCTTCCTGCTTCTTCGTACCTCTCTGGGTCCTGCCTCTCCGTGTCTTACCGGCCGCTGACCTACGTGGCCAGCAGCTGGCGACCCTCGGGCCTTCTCCCCTGCGGATATCGCCCCTCGGGTTCCTCGTCCTGTGGCCCTCAGCCCATCAGCATTGTGTCCAGCGGCCTCAGACCTCTGCGCCCTGTCTTCAGCGGATGCCAGACTCTGCCGTACGTGTTCAGTCCTTACCGTCCATCTTGCTCTACCTGCGGAGGCCTGTAG